In a genomic window of Armatimonadota bacterium:
- a CDS encoding transaldolase, whose amino-acid sequence MKTGSESITYGSGNGAFSANLGQYQEIVDAALESWDRQQLTRLIWAKDAAPWKQPAGTKELVDRLGWLDVPSTMLNRVEELMGFAQEIKDAGITSVIVLGMGGSSLSPEVSYLTFGSKQGFPKLLVLDSTVPQAVLDVEAQIDLANALFVVSSKSGGTIETKSAYRYFLDKLGDGRNFAAITDPGSWLQHEAGDRGFRRVFINMPDIGGRYSALSYFGLVPAALIGVDVKGMLESAREMMEECSDQRPGPNNPGVALGAIMAECAMRGRDKMTLLFSPEIESLGCWVEQLVAESTGKNGRGVLPVEGEPVGPSEMYGADRLFVYTKLKGAKDDSLDVKADALADAGHPLVTIDIENPTHIGQEYFRWEMATAVASALLAVNAFDQKNVGSSKKITGELIKEYEQKNALPAQTKLADNGILAAYADDETGFILDEIRQNGSYENASVEAVLDAHLRRFEPGNYVALMAFTRRTAEAEVALKTIRSALADHLKAAVTVGYGPRFLHSTGQFHKGGPNTGLFIQITADDLKDVPIPGEVYSFGALKDAQAMGDFISLREKGCRVLRIHLGADLKKGMNALVGIILSLTAK is encoded by the coding sequence ATGAAAACAGGCTCAGAGAGCATTACCTATGGAAGCGGGAACGGCGCGTTTTCCGCGAATCTCGGGCAGTATCAGGAGATCGTCGACGCCGCGCTGGAGTCGTGGGACCGCCAGCAGCTCACCAGGCTGATCTGGGCGAAGGACGCCGCACCGTGGAAGCAGCCCGCAGGGACGAAGGAACTCGTTGATCGCCTGGGATGGCTCGACGTCCCGTCCACGATGCTCAACCGCGTCGAGGAGTTGATGGGTTTCGCGCAGGAGATCAAGGACGCGGGAATCACGTCGGTCATCGTGCTCGGCATGGGAGGGAGCAGCCTCAGCCCTGAGGTCTCCTACCTCACGTTCGGCAGCAAGCAGGGCTTCCCCAAGCTGCTCGTCCTCGACAGCACCGTCCCCCAGGCCGTGCTGGACGTTGAAGCGCAGATTGACCTCGCGAACGCACTCTTCGTCGTTTCGAGCAAGTCCGGAGGAACGATCGAGACGAAGTCGGCATATCGGTACTTCCTCGACAAGCTCGGCGACGGACGGAACTTCGCCGCGATTACCGACCCCGGCAGTTGGCTGCAACACGAAGCCGGGGACAGGGGATTCCGCCGGGTGTTCATCAACATGCCGGACATCGGCGGGCGGTACTCCGCTCTCTCGTACTTCGGGCTCGTTCCCGCGGCACTGATCGGCGTTGACGTGAAGGGCATGCTGGAGAGCGCCCGGGAGATGATGGAGGAGTGCAGCGACCAGCGCCCCGGGCCGAACAACCCCGGCGTGGCGCTCGGCGCGATCATGGCGGAATGCGCGATGCGAGGCCGCGACAAGATGACGCTTCTCTTCTCGCCCGAAATCGAGAGCCTGGGCTGCTGGGTGGAGCAGCTCGTCGCCGAGAGCACCGGGAAGAACGGGCGCGGCGTCTTGCCGGTCGAGGGCGAGCCCGTCGGCCCATCCGAAATGTATGGAGCCGACCGCCTCTTCGTCTACACGAAACTCAAAGGCGCCAAGGACGACAGCTTGGACGTGAAGGCAGATGCACTGGCCGACGCAGGCCATCCACTGGTGACCATAGATATAGAGAACCCCACTCACATCGGCCAGGAGTATTTTCGGTGGGAGATGGCGACAGCGGTAGCGAGCGCGCTCCTTGCCGTCAATGCGTTCGACCAGAAGAACGTGGGCAGCAGCAAGAAGATCACCGGCGAACTCATCAAGGAGTATGAGCAGAAGAACGCCCTGCCCGCCCAGACCAAGCTCGCCGACAACGGAATCCTGGCCGCCTACGCCGACGACGAGACCGGCTTTATCCTGGATGAGATTCGACAGAACGGCTCGTACGAGAATGCATCGGTCGAGGCGGTGCTCGACGCCCACCTCAGGCGATTCGAGCCGGGCAACTATGTGGCGCTGATGGCCTTCACGCGCCGCACGGCCGAGGCCGAGGTTGCCCTGAAGACGATCAGGTCCGCCCTCGCCGACCACCTCAAGGCCGCGGTGACCGTCGGATACGGCCCGAGATTCCTGCACAGCACCGGCCAGTTCCACAAGGGCGGGCCGAACACGGGCCTGTTCATCCAGATCACGGCCGACGACCTGAAGGATGTCCCCATCCCCGGCGAGGTCTACTCGTTCGGGGCGCTGAAGGACGCGCAGGCGATGGGGGACTTCATCTCGCTGCGAGAGAAGGGCTGCCGGGTGCTCCGAATCCACCTCGGCGCGGATCTCAAGAAAGGCATGAACGCACTGGTCGGAATCATCCTCAGCCTGACGGCTAAGTAG